AGCTACCGTCCGGACGAACTGTTCGATGACCGCGGCGCGCTGCGCCCGGAGATCGCGGGACAGGCTCCCCGTATGGAGAAAACGATTGGTAGTAACCCGAATGCCAATGGCGGCCTATTGGTTCGCGAGCTCGACCTACCCGACATCGATCGCTACGCCGTCCCGATAGGGCCCCCTGGTACTGCGAGCGCCGAGGCCACAAAGGTACTCGGCTCCTACCTTCGCGATGTCATTGATCTCAACCCGCAAAACTTCCGTCTGATGGGCCCTGATGAAACGGCGTCCAACCGACTGTCAACGGTCTACGAACGCACCGACAAGGTGTGGCTGGAAGACACGGAACCGACCGACGAACACTTGGCACCCGAGGGCAGGGTCATGGAGGTGCTCTCCGAGCACCTGTGCCAAGGCTGGCTTGAGGGATACCTTCTCACGGGGCGCCACGGCCTCTTCAACTGCTATGAAGCCTTTGCACACATTGTCGATTCGATGCTCAACCAACACGCCAAATGGTTGTCGAGCAGCAGCCAGATCCCCTGGCGTCAGCCCATCCCCTCGCTGAACTACCTCTTGACGTCCCACGTGTGGCGCCAAGATCACAATGGCGCGTCACACCAGGACCCGGGGTTCATCGACCATGTCGCGAACAAGAGGCCAGAGGTGGTTCGCGTTTACCTGCCACCCGATGCCAATACCCTCCTGGCCGTCACCGACCATTGCCTGCGCAGTCGCCACTGTGTCAACGTTGTTGTCGCAGGCAAACAACCGGCATTGACCTACCTGAACATGGACGCTGCGCGAGCCCATTGTGCACGAGGGCTGGGCATTTGGGACTGGGCCAGTAATTCGTCGAACGAACCCGACGTCGTGCTCGCCTGTGCCGGAGATGTCCCGACGTTGGAAACGCTGGCGGCAGCCGACATCCTGCGCCGTCGGCTGCCAGAACTCGCAGTCCGGGTAATCAACGTCGTGGACATCATGCGTCTACAGCCGGCCTCGGAACATCCACATGGCATGTCGCACAGTGACTTCGACGCACTCTTTACGCCAAACAAGCCGATCATCTTCGCCTATCACGGCTATCCGTGGCTGATCCATCGCCTCGCCTACCGACACACGAATCACGACCGCATGCACGTGCGCGGCTTCAAGGACAAGGGCACCACTACCACGCCGTTCGACATGGTGATGCTCAACGACCTAGACCGCTTTCACCTCGTCATGGATGTGATTGACCGGGTAGAGGGGCTGGGAAGCCGTGCGACAAGCCTGCGCCAGGAAATGGCCGACGACCGCATAGCGGCATGCCGGTACACCCGAGAACACGGCCGTGATGATCCCGTTATCGCAGACTGGGTGTGGGAACACGAACTGGGCTCCCTCGCCGCCGGCCGTTGAGCGCATATTTCTAGCTCGGGCAGGAGTTGATGAACCGTCTGGCGGGAAGTAAAGGCCTGTCTTGGTGAGATTGTGGTGCGAATCCGTCGAGTCGACATGACGGCCTGTCGCCCGTTTCTGGATGGTGATTCCCCGCCCCCGGTCGTTCTATTTTCCGGCACGTTGGATGAGTTGATAGGTGGCCTTGTCCAGAATGGCTGCGGCGGTATCGGAATCCTTGTGTCCCGCGCGTCGCACCGCCGATGCGATGGTCCGTCCTCGCCGATAACTGTGTACAACTCGTGGGTCGACGTAGGAATCGCGGGCCACCGTAGCGGTATTGCCCA
The nucleotide sequence above comes from Mycobacteroides saopaulense. Encoded proteins:
- a CDS encoding phosphoketolase family protein, whose translation is MNDSDSVRYSRPLSVDEVRRIDTYWRAANYLSVGQIYLLDNPLLREPLAASHIKPRLLGHWGTTPGINIVYAHLNRIIRQRDTDIMLVTGPGHGGPGVVANGYLEGSYSRFYAHIGDDLDGLRKLFRQFSFPGGIPSHAAPETPGSIHEGGELGYALAHAYGAALDNPDLVVACVIGDGEAETGPLAASWHSNKFLNPATDGAVLPILHLNGYKIANPTVLARIPEDDLCALLTGYGHEPRVVAGDDPADVHQQLAAACDWAFDRIAHIQLEARQARVTQLPRWPLIVLRTPKGWTGPKMVEGLPVEGTWRSHQVPLAECRSDPAQLRQLANWLESYRPDELFDDRGALRPEIAGQAPRMEKTIGSNPNANGGLLVRELDLPDIDRYAVPIGPPGTASAEATKVLGSYLRDVIDLNPQNFRLMGPDETASNRLSTVYERTDKVWLEDTEPTDEHLAPEGRVMEVLSEHLCQGWLEGYLLTGRHGLFNCYEAFAHIVDSMLNQHAKWLSSSSQIPWRQPIPSLNYLLTSHVWRQDHNGASHQDPGFIDHVANKRPEVVRVYLPPDANTLLAVTDHCLRSRHCVNVVVAGKQPALTYLNMDAARAHCARGLGIWDWASNSSNEPDVVLACAGDVPTLETLAAADILRRRLPELAVRVINVVDIMRLQPASEHPHGMSHSDFDALFTPNKPIIFAYHGYPWLIHRLAYRHTNHDRMHVRGFKDKGTTTTPFDMVMLNDLDRFHLVMDVIDRVEGLGSRATSLRQEMADDRIAACRYTREHGRDDPVIADWVWEHELGSLAAGR